Sequence from the Nitrospirota bacterium genome:
CACGCCATCTGGTCCACGCTTGAAGACACGCGGAAGTGGGTCCCGCTCACCGACACCCGCATGCCCACGCTCATGGGCAAATATAAGGTGCCGCACTTCGACGCCAAAGGCGAAGCCGATAAGGTCTTCACTGATCTCAGCCTGCCAACGACGTTCCTGTTGACTTCATTCTACTGGGACAATCTGATTCACTTCGGCATGGGTCCCAAGAAAGGTCCGGACGGCACGTTGATGTTCACTCTCCCGATGGGCGACAAGAAATTACCGGGCATCGCCGCCGAAGACATCGGGAAGTGCGCCCTCGGCATCCTTAAACGAGGCCGGGAGTACGTCGGCAGGACGGTCGGCATCGCCGGCGAGCATCTGACCGGCGCGGAGATGGCCGCGAAGCTTACCAAGGCGCTGGGGCAGGAGGTGCGCTACAACGCCGTGACGCCCGAGGCGTATCGCGGATTCGGATTCCCCGGGGCCGAGGATCTCGGCAACATGTTCCAATTCAAGCGCGATTTTAATGACGTCTTCTGCGGCGCGCGCGATCCCGCCGTCGCCCGCGTCCTCAATCCTGCCGTGCAAACCTTCGACCAGTGGTTGGCTCACAGCAAGACCCGCATTCCGCTTGGCTAGGGAAGGGACCGACTCTTTTCCCATTTTGGGTGAATAACCGTCAATTCACCCCGGCGCTCCTTCCCTTGCCTCCGGTGGGAGAGGGCTGAGGTTTCTCCATCCGCGTGGGCGAGCCGAACCCTCGTGCAGTTCCTTCTTCAAGGACCGCTCGCGAAGTGCGATGTGCCACGACCGTGCGCGGGGACAATTTTGTAGCCCCGGCGACAAAATGCGTCAGGGAAAGACCGGACCGGTCGAGCAGCGATATCTCGATCTGGCTTCGGCTGAAAAACAAAAACCACTTGTTGTGTATGCAGTTCGTTGCAAGCGGCGACAGCCCCTTCCTTTGACGACCTTTTAACCCTCCTGCGGCACTACATTTGCCGTCTTTTCCCCAGGCCTGTCGTTTGGGACTATCCCTGAGTCTTGAGGCGCGGGACTGTCCATCCGCAACGATCAAGGAGCAATGCCATGAAAAATATGATCCTGGTAGCGACCGCGGGATTCCTGCTGGCGGGTTGCGCAGTGGACGACGGGCGGCGTCCGAACGTCAACGTCGGCGTCTCGATCGGCGGTGACGCTCCCGCTCGTGGCGGCGGACCTCCGCCCTGGGCCCCCGCGCATGGGCGGCGCGCCAAGGAGGCGGCCTATCGATACTATTACTACCCGGCCGCGGGTGTGTACCTCAACGTCAGTACCGGAACCTATTTTTACATGAGCGGCGGGACGTGGCAGGTTTCCGCACAGTTGCCGTCTTCCGTGGTGATCGACACGGGCGATTACGTGAGCCTCGAACTGGAGACGGACAAGCCATATCTCTTCTACGACGAGCACAAGGTCAAATTTAAAGGCAAGAAAGGCCATCCCAAAGGCAAAGGGAAGTGGAAAAACGGCGGACCGCCTTTCTGACGCCGTGAGGTCCCATTCCGGTATGCCATCCTTCGATTGATCACGCGGGTGATCCGCGGTGATCCTTGCGGCTGCCATCCTCTACTCACGGTCCCCATGAGCCTTCGGCCGCGACCCGTTGCAATCGGAAAAGAGCAACGGGTACCCGGCTGGTCGGTGACAGACTCCGCATTTTCATGCCAAGGCCTCGATCAGCCGGGTGAGGCAACCCGTCCAGCCGGACCGATGTCTGTCTCGTTCTTCGGCGGTCGGGAAAAACTCGTGCGTCAGCGTCAGCTCGGTGCCCGCCGGGACCGTCCGCAGCTCAACGGTGACGAGCGTTTCATAGAATTCCTTGAGCCCACGCCAGCCCGAGCCTTCCCAAGACCAGGAGAACACCAGCCGTTCCGTCGGTTGCACGTCCTTGTAGGTGCCCTTGACCGCATAGATCGCCCCGTCGGGCGCCTTCATCTGGATGCGGTACGTTCCGCCGGCGCGGAGGTCCACTTCTGCTTGCCAAGTGGAGTAGTCGTCCGACGGCGCGAACCAGCGCTTCAGCGTTTCCGGGTCCGTCCACGCGTGGAAGACCTTGGCGCGCGGCGCCGCGAGCCGGCGGGTGATCCGGAGCGCGGTGTTGGAGGCGAAGGGCTGGTCGGCCATCTCGATTCCTCCAACGGATAGGCGAGGGCCGAGACGCTCTCCTTATCTTATCCCGGAGAAATGGACAGGAAGATGGTCGCGTTGCCGCGGCTGAGCAGGAGCAGGACCGGCGATTTGGGCGAGAGCTGACCGGTCAGCCGTTCGAAGTCCTGGACGTTCTTCACCGGCTTGCGGTTGATCTCACGGATGATGTCGCCGGCGCGCAGGCCGGCGCGCTCCGCCGGGCTGTCGGGTTCGACTTCCGTTACCAGCACTCCGCTCTTGGAGCGGCCGGAGCCGGACGGGACCGGTTCCACGGTCACTCCGGCGAGCGCGTGCTCGCCTTTCGCGCCTTCCGAGGAGCCTCGCGAGGCCTTCGCGAGGTCTTTCGGCAGCTCGCCGATCATCAGCTTGATCTCTTTCTCCTGTTTGTCGCGGAGCACCGTGATGGTCACCTGCGTGCCCGGCGATGTCTCGGCGACCAGAGCGCGCAGATGGGCCGGGTCGTTGATGGTCGTCCCGTTGTACTGGAGGATCACGTCGCCGCGCTCCAGCTTGGCCTTGGATGCCGGGCTGTCCTCCATCACGTCGGCCACCAGCGCGCCTTTGGTGTCGGAGACGCCGAATTGCTTCGCGAGATCCTGATTGAGTTCCTGAATCGAGACGCCGATCCAGCCGCGCACGACCTTGCCGTGCTTGATCAGGCTGTTCATCACGCTCATCGCCATGTTGCTGGGAATGGCGAACCCGATGCCCATGTAGCCCCCGGTGCGGCTGAAGATCGCCGTATTGATCCCGATCAACTCACCTTTCAGATTGACCAGAGCGCCGCCGGAGTTGCCGGGGTTGATGGCGGCGTCGGTCTGGATGAAGTCTTCGTAATCGACGATGCCGACGTTGGCCCGTCCGACCGCGCTGATGATGCCCATGGTCACGGTCTGATTCAGGCCGAAGGGGTTGCCGATGGCGAGCACGAGCTCGCCGACCTGCAGTCGGCTCGAGTCGCCCCACGCCAGCGTGGGCAAATCGGTCGCGTCGATCTTGATGACCGCGATATCGGTCTTGGGATCCGTGCCCACCAGCTTGGCCTTGAAGCTGCGCTTGTCCCCTAACAGAACCTTGATCTCATCGGCCTTTTCCACGACATGGTTGTTGGTGACGATATAGCCGTCCGGGGTCACGATCACGCCGGAGCCCAAGCCCTGTTCGCGTCGTTCTTTCGGAATGCGGAAGCGGCGTTCGAATTCTTCCCCGAAGAAGCGCCGGAAAAAGGGATCGTCGAAAAACGGATTGGAGAATTGCTCGCCGCCGTCGCCTTTCCGAGTGGAGGAGATGTTCACGACGGATGCGCGGGCGGCTTTCGCGACCGCGATGAAGGTCTCATTGGACGGAATCCCCGCGGTCGGCAGCGCGGTGGCGACGGGGGTCGGCGCGGGAGCCGGGGCGGCCACCGCCGCGGGCGGCGTCGAAGGCAGCGGCGGCGGTTCCTGTTCTTGCGAACAGCCGAGCACGACCAGCAGGGCCGCCGAAAGCCCGAGGAACAGGAGCCTGGGGAGGCCTTTCCGGGGCGAGCGATACGTGGCCGAACATCTAGGCAGAGACATGCGCTTGTTCCTCCTCACTCGAACATGCGGCCGGTCTAAGTCAGTTTATTAACCTTCCGGGCTTCTTAGTCAAGATGCGAGAAACATCTCGCTCGCGAAGGACGGCGCATCGCGCTCATCGGCGCGGCAGATCCGGGCGCGGGTCGGGAACGAACCCATGCCGGTTCGGCATCTGTATGGCGGGTAGCGTGCGCGCGTCGAGCACGGCGTGCTCGTCCACGATGCCGTTGCGATAGAGCAGCCAGGCGACCACGGAATACACCTCATCGGGTGTCAGCGATTGCGGGGCGGAAAAGG
This genomic interval carries:
- a CDS encoding NmrA/HSCARG family protein; translated protein: MADKKIIAVVGATGMQGGGLVRAIVNDKNGGFAARALTRKVDSDKAKELAKLGAEVVAADLDDVESLKRAFSGAYGVFCVTNFWEHFSPEKEFAQARNMAQAAKHAGVQHAIWSTLEDTRKWVPLTDTRMPTLMGKYKVPHFDAKGEADKVFTDLSLPTTFLLTSFYWDNLIHFGMGPKKGPDGTLMFTLPMGDKKLPGIAAEDIGKCALGILKRGREYVGRTVGIAGEHLTGAEMAAKLTKALGQEVRYNAVTPEAYRGFGFPGAEDLGNMFQFKRDFNDVFCGARDPAVARVLNPAVQTFDQWLAHSKTRIPLG
- a CDS encoding SRPBCC domain-containing protein, with the protein product MADQPFASNTALRITRRLAAPRAKVFHAWTDPETLKRWFAPSDDYSTWQAEVDLRAGGTYRIQMKAPDGAIYAVKGTYKDVQPTERLVFSWSWEGSGWRGLKEFYETLVTVELRTVPAGTELTLTHEFFPTAEERDRHRSGWTGCLTRLIEALA
- a CDS encoding DegQ family serine endoprotease; translated protein: MSLPRCSATYRSPRKGLPRLLFLGLSAALLVVLGCSQEQEPPPLPSTPPAAVAAPAPAPTPVATALPTAGIPSNETFIAVAKAARASVVNISSTRKGDGGEQFSNPFFDDPFFRRFFGEEFERRFRIPKERREQGLGSGVIVTPDGYIVTNNHVVEKADEIKVLLGDKRSFKAKLVGTDPKTDIAVIKIDATDLPTLAWGDSSRLQVGELVLAIGNPFGLNQTVTMGIISAVGRANVGIVDYEDFIQTDAAINPGNSGGALVNLKGELIGINTAIFSRTGGYMGIGFAIPSNMAMSVMNSLIKHGKVVRGWIGVSIQELNQDLAKQFGVSDTKGALVADVMEDSPASKAKLERGDVILQYNGTTINDPAHLRALVAETSPGTQVTITVLRDKQEKEIKLMIGELPKDLAKASRGSSEGAKGEHALAGVTVEPVPSGSGRSKSGVLVTEVEPDSPAERAGLRAGDIIREINRKPVKNVQDFERLTGQLSPKSPVLLLLSRGNATIFLSISPG